A region of Candidatus Roizmanbacteria bacterium DNA encodes the following proteins:
- the sufB gene encoding Fe-S cluster assembly protein SufB has translation MSKQQEDIQFDYKYGFSMPEKAVFKAEKGLDEAKVRQISAIKKEPKWMTEFRVKSYKIFGEKKMPSWGPDLSKIRFDDIYYYLRPTENQASSWEELPAEIKETYDRIGVPEAEKKFLAGVSAQYESEVVYESVNKALSKQGVIFCDMDTAVREHPELVQEYFGKLIPPHDNKFAALNSAVWSGGSFVYVPKGVKVQLPLQAYFRINSERFGQFERTLIIAEEGSDVHYIEGCTAPIYTSDSLHAAVVEIFVKKNAHVRYTTVQNWSKNVYNLVTKRTHCAEGGFMEWVDCNIGSQITMKYPSVYLHGEGARGEVLSIAFAGKDQLQDAGAKMLHFAPNTSSRIVSKSISKEGGRTSYRGLVQVSPGAKNSSVFVSCDALILDEESRSDTYPFMKIKEDDIEIQHEATVEKLGDEKLFYLMSRGLSKADAESALVLGFMEPVTKEIPLEYSIELNRLIRLEMEGSVG, from the coding sequence ATGTCAAAACAACAGGAAGATATACAATTTGACTACAAATATGGATTCTCCATGCCGGAGAAGGCCGTATTTAAGGCGGAGAAAGGCTTGGACGAAGCAAAGGTAAGGCAGATTTCTGCGATAAAAAAGGAACCGAAGTGGATGACGGAGTTTCGGGTAAAATCATATAAGATTTTCGGTGAAAAAAAGATGCCGTCATGGGGTCCTGATCTCTCAAAAATCCGTTTTGATGATATTTACTACTACCTGAGACCGACGGAAAATCAGGCATCTTCGTGGGAGGAATTACCCGCAGAGATTAAAGAAACATATGATCGTATCGGTGTGCCTGAAGCTGAAAAAAAGTTTTTGGCGGGAGTTTCTGCTCAGTATGAGTCTGAAGTAGTATACGAAAGTGTAAATAAAGCTTTATCAAAACAGGGAGTGATTTTCTGCGACATGGACACTGCCGTTCGCGAACATCCCGAGCTTGTGCAGGAGTATTTCGGTAAACTGATTCCGCCGCACGACAATAAATTTGCCGCTTTGAATTCTGCAGTCTGGTCAGGAGGATCATTTGTGTATGTTCCGAAAGGTGTAAAGGTACAACTTCCGTTACAGGCATATTTCCGGATTAATTCCGAGCGGTTCGGACAGTTTGAACGTACCCTTATCATTGCGGAAGAAGGAAGCGATGTCCATTATATTGAGGGTTGTACCGCTCCGATTTACACTTCAGACTCTTTGCACGCTGCCGTGGTTGAGATTTTTGTCAAGAAAAATGCCCATGTGCGTTATACGACAGTCCAAAACTGGAGCAAGAATGTTTACAATTTGGTTACGAAACGCACTCACTGTGCGGAAGGCGGATTTATGGAATGGGTAGACTGCAATATCGGCAGTCAGATCACAATGAAATATCCGAGTGTGTATCTGCATGGAGAGGGTGCCCGCGGCGAAGTGCTTTCGATTGCGTTTGCAGGAAAAGATCAGCTGCAGGATGCCGGAGCAAAGATGCTTCATTTCGCTCCCAATACATCGTCCCGTATCGTATCGAAATCAATCTCAAAAGAAGGCGGAAGGACGTCTTATCGGGGACTGGTACAGGTGTCTCCGGGTGCAAAAAATTCATCGGTTTTCGTGTCCTGTGATGCGCTGATTTTGGATGAAGAATCACGCTCTGATACATATCCCTTTATGAAGATTAAGGAAGATGATATTGAGATTCAGCATGAAGCAACGGTTGAGAAACTGGGGGATGAGAAACTGTTTTATCTGATGTCACGGGGTCTTTCTAAGGCTGATGCCGAGAGTGCGTTGGTACTTGGATTTATGGAACCGGTGACGAAGGAGATTCCCCTGGAGTATTCAATCGAATTAAACCGTTTGATCAGGTTAGAGATGGAAGGAAGTGTGGGGTGA
- the sufC gene encoding Fe-S cluster assembly ATPase SufC — translation MLKLKNLKVSIEEKQILKGIDFEFEKGKTYAVMGPNGSGKSTLAYSIMGHPAYEVSEESKIEYNGEEISEMEPDERAREGIFLSFQTPLSLSGVKVFQLLQLALQGKKDPLKIREEARKYGKELGINEELLNRPLNEGASGGERKKMEVLQAAVLEKQLLIFDEVDTGVDVDSLKSISKFLTKYKGDKTYIVITHYNRILHHLKPDYVLVMMNGKLVKVGGPELAKKIEDEGYKKV, via the coding sequence ATGCTAAAACTCAAAAATCTAAAAGTCAGTATCGAAGAAAAACAAATCCTCAAGGGAATCGATTTTGAATTTGAAAAAGGAAAAACATATGCCGTGATGGGACCGAACGGTTCGGGAAAATCTACTCTTGCATACTCGATTATGGGTCATCCTGCATATGAAGTCAGTGAAGAGTCAAAGATTGAGTACAACGGTGAGGAGATCTCGGAAATGGAACCTGATGAAAGAGCAAGAGAAGGTATTTTTCTTTCTTTTCAAACCCCGCTGTCACTTTCCGGTGTGAAAGTTTTTCAGCTTTTGCAGCTTGCACTTCAAGGAAAAAAAGATCCTCTGAAGATTCGTGAGGAAGCAAGAAAATATGGAAAAGAACTTGGCATCAATGAAGAATTGCTGAATCGCCCGCTGAATGAAGGAGCGTCAGGAGGAGAACGAAAAAAAATGGAAGTACTGCAGGCAGCGGTTCTTGAAAAACAGCTTCTCATTTTTGATGAAGTTGATACCGGAGTCGATGTTGATTCCTTAAAATCTATTTCAAAATTTCTTACCAAATATAAAGGAGACAAAACTTATATTGTCATAACTCATTACAATCGTATTCTTCATCATCTGAAACCGGATTATGTTCTGGTGATGATGAACGGAAAACTGGTGAAGGTCGGAGGGCCGGAACTGGCGAAGAAGATTGAGGATGAGGGGTATAAAAAAGTATAA
- the tsaD gene encoding tRNA (adenosine(37)-N6)-threonylcarbamoyltransferase complex transferase subunit TsaD, producing MSKTVLAIDTSCDETAAAVVSGRRVLSNVIYSQVLMHKEWGGVVPSIARRAHEERIGWVVDEAVRKSKLQMSDVDAVAVTYGPGLAIALEVGIRYALELSKKYNKPIVRVNHMEGHLYSPFVQNSKGNPNRDFKFPYLGLLVSGGHTELVLFKDHLTYTILGETVDDAAGEALDKAARMLGFGYPGGPVIERLAKQVENTDKYVFPRPMMKSGGLNFSFSGLKTALLYKIRKMDDTEKNKEIAYLASSFQEAVFRTLIKKTERAMAETGINRLLVGGGVAVNQYLRQLMRELAKKHGGSAYFPALKYLNYDNAAMIGIVGAMRAEKGIFVENEQELDRVPRLSLLQSSL from the coding sequence ATGTCAAAAACCGTACTTGCAATCGATACTTCCTGTGACGAAACGGCTGCAGCAGTCGTCTCGGGTCGACGTGTGCTTTCGAATGTCATCTATTCTCAGGTCTTGATGCATAAAGAATGGGGAGGGGTTGTCCCGTCCATTGCCCGGCGTGCACATGAGGAACGGATCGGATGGGTTGTTGATGAAGCTGTCAGGAAATCAAAATTACAAATGAGCGATGTAGATGCCGTTGCCGTGACCTACGGTCCGGGACTGGCTATTGCCCTTGAAGTCGGGATAAGATATGCTTTGGAACTTTCGAAAAAATACAACAAACCTATTGTGCGGGTAAATCATATGGAAGGACATTTGTATTCTCCTTTTGTACAGAATAGTAAAGGAAATCCAAACCGCGATTTTAAGTTTCCTTATCTAGGATTATTAGTCTCCGGCGGTCATACAGAACTTGTGCTATTCAAAGACCATCTAACATATACCATTTTGGGAGAAACAGTCGACGATGCAGCGGGAGAAGCCTTGGACAAGGCGGCAAGAATGCTTGGTTTCGGATATCCGGGAGGTCCGGTGATTGAGAGATTGGCAAAACAGGTAGAAAACACCGATAAGTACGTTTTTCCCAGACCGATGATGAAATCAGGTGGTTTAAATTTCTCTTTTTCCGGATTGAAAACAGCGCTCCTTTATAAGATCAGAAAGATGGATGATACAGAGAAAAACAAGGAAATCGCATATCTTGCGAGTTCTTTTCAGGAAGCGGTCTTCAGAACGTTGATTAAGAAAACGGAACGGGCGATGGCGGAAACGGGAATAAACAGACTTCTTGTAGGTGGGGGTGTTGCCGTTAATCAGTACCTGAGGCAGTTGATGCGGGAGCTGGCAAAAAAACACGGAGGTTCGGCATATTTTCCTGCTCTGAAATATTTGAACTATGATAATGCTGCGATGATCGGGATTGTCGGAGCAATGCGTGCAGAAAAAGGAATTTTTGTAGAAAACGAACAGGAACTGGATCGGGTTCCGAGACTGTCACTCTTGCAATCATCTCTTTGA
- a CDS encoding threonylcarbamoyl-AMP synthase, translated as MTRILNLTKESKDFVINETVKTLKNGGLIVFPSDTVYGLLVDSTQERAVDKLIAFKNRPPGKAISVFVRDMEMIEKYSTLSEKQQSLLETILPGPFTVVLPSKHILVPALESETGTLGIRIPDFAPVNELIEKYRSPVTATSANLGGSNPHYSIESFLHQLPKKKEELIDLIVDAGKLPRNKPSTVVDLTGDETKTLREGEILFDKKDLYLSKSPEQTQKIGEFIIDKTMKKASGKPVVIILKGDLGTGKTEMSRGIARFLGIEKVVSPTFVVYYEYDIPEGNKLKYERFVHADLYNITDPQEFENLSLEDYVDKPSIMVVEWGEKLGKLYETFKQKAQVIFVEIRHKSETEREIEIKE; from the coding sequence ATGACACGCATACTAAACTTAACAAAAGAAAGTAAAGATTTCGTAATAAATGAAACCGTTAAAACACTCAAAAACGGAGGGCTTATCGTATTTCCATCAGATACAGTGTACGGGCTTCTTGTGGACTCCACTCAGGAACGGGCAGTCGATAAACTTATTGCTTTCAAAAACCGTCCTCCCGGCAAAGCGATTTCCGTTTTTGTACGGGATATGGAAATGATTGAAAAGTATTCAACATTGTCTGAAAAGCAGCAATCACTGCTTGAGACCATTCTTCCTGGTCCGTTCACTGTTGTTTTACCGTCAAAACATATTCTTGTTCCCGCACTGGAATCCGAAACGGGGACATTGGGGATACGTATTCCGGATTTCGCACCGGTAAATGAATTGATCGAGAAGTATCGATCACCCGTCACGGCGACCTCTGCCAATCTCGGCGGAAGTAATCCTCATTATTCTATTGAGTCTTTCTTACATCAGCTTCCGAAAAAGAAAGAAGAACTGATAGATCTTATTGTTGATGCAGGAAAACTTCCGAGAAACAAACCTTCAACCGTAGTTGATCTGACCGGTGATGAGACAAAAACACTGCGGGAGGGGGAAATACTCTTTGATAAAAAGGATTTGTATCTTTCGAAATCTCCTGAGCAAACACAAAAAATCGGTGAATTTATCATCGATAAAACAATGAAAAAAGCATCGGGAAAGCCCGTAGTAATTATTTTAAAAGGAGACCTCGGTACCGGGAAAACGGAAATGTCCCGCGGAATTGCACGGTTTTTAGGCATTGAGAAAGTAGTCTCCCCTACATTTGTCGTATATTACGAATATGATATTCCTGAAGGAAATAAATTGAAGTATGAACGGTTTGTTCATGCCGATCTTTACAATATCACCGATCCTCAGGAGTTTGAAAACCTCAGTCTCGAAGATTATGTTGATAAGCCTTCAATTATGGTTGTCGAGTGGGGAGAAAAACTCGGAAAACTCTACGAGACGTTTAAACAAAAGGCGCAGGTCATTTTTGTCGAGATAAGACACAAGAGTGAAACTGAACGGGAAATAGAAATAAAAGAATGA
- the ftsH gene encoding ATP-dependent zinc metalloprotease FtsH → MKEIKVNLDVKTIFIILFAGFFIYTLLSPFIHTQTASKEKSLTEIISDIKKKSVDKVIVEDTKVTAVYDDNEQAIAYIEPGDNFRQVLNDAGIQLDTVNLQVEDTQSGIEMLRFLGSVIPAILLFVFFWFIFRQARGAQDSVFSFGQSKAKRFNKETSNITFKDVAGVEEAKKELEEVVDFLKNPGKYRKLGARPPKGVMLVGPAGTGKTLLAKAVAGEASVPFFSIAGSEFMEMLVGIGAARARDLFANAKQNAPSIIFIDEIDAIGRARSTGVMSSHDEREQTLNQILVEMDGFTPNEQVVVIAATNRGDLLDSALLRPGRFDRRILVDYPDVEGRAAIISIHARNKPVADDVKWERVAKRTVGFSGADIENMLNEAAITAARHNRDKIIMEDIEDAATKVKLGPEKKRLQTEYDKKITAYHEAGHAIVSHYQEHTDPVHRISIVSRGMALGYTLIPPERDKLHTSKTALIERLAVMMGGRAAEEVVFKEITTGAANDFDQATTIARKMVMDFGMSSLGPVNFGATTDITDYRQGWQGNDISQEMLAKIDHEVSLILKTAYKQAVELVKKHRKQLDAVSDELVKNESMDQDQFEKIVGIKKAYEDKLSDDQTDTKPKKSPKKSEA, encoded by the coding sequence ATGAAAGAAATTAAAGTCAATCTCGATGTGAAAACGATATTTATAATCCTGTTTGCTGGATTCTTCATATATACACTTCTCTCTCCTTTCATCCATACTCAAACTGCCTCAAAAGAAAAATCTCTGACTGAAATCATAAGTGATATAAAAAAAAAGAGTGTAGATAAGGTGATCGTTGAAGATACAAAAGTCACGGCAGTCTATGACGATAATGAACAGGCAATCGCCTACATTGAGCCGGGAGATAACTTCAGACAGGTCTTGAATGATGCGGGGATACAACTCGATACGGTGAATCTGCAGGTTGAGGATACACAGAGCGGCATTGAGATGTTGCGGTTTTTGGGAAGCGTGATTCCGGCAATTTTGTTATTCGTATTTTTCTGGTTTATCTTCAGACAGGCTCGGGGAGCGCAGGATTCTGTATTTTCATTCGGACAATCCAAAGCAAAACGTTTTAATAAAGAAACTTCAAATATCACATTCAAAGACGTTGCCGGTGTAGAAGAGGCAAAGAAAGAACTTGAAGAAGTCGTTGACTTTTTGAAAAATCCCGGTAAATACCGCAAACTCGGCGCAAGACCGCCGAAGGGTGTCATGCTTGTCGGACCAGCCGGAACGGGTAAAACGCTTCTTGCAAAAGCAGTCGCCGGAGAAGCAAGCGTTCCGTTTTTCTCAATTGCCGGATCTGAGTTCATGGAAATGCTTGTTGGAATCGGCGCCGCACGTGCCAGAGATCTCTTTGCAAATGCCAAACAGAATGCACCTTCCATTATTTTTATTGATGAAATTGATGCGATCGGACGAGCCCGTTCGACAGGAGTGATGTCTTCCCATGATGAACGTGAGCAGACACTCAATCAGATCCTTGTTGAGATGGACGGATTTACACCGAATGAACAAGTGGTTGTGATCGCCGCGACAAACCGAGGGGATCTTCTGGATTCTGCCCTACTCCGTCCGGGACGGTTTGACCGACGTATCCTTGTGGATTATCCTGATGTGGAAGGCCGTGCTGCAATTATTTCCATCCATGCACGAAATAAGCCGGTCGCAGATGATGTGAAATGGGAACGTGTAGCAAAAAGAACCGTCGGCTTTTCGGGCGCTGACATTGAGAATATGCTGAACGAAGCTGCAATCACAGCCGCACGTCACAACAGGGATAAAATCATTATGGAAGATATTGAGGACGCAGCTACAAAGGTTAAACTCGGTCCTGAGAAAAAGAGACTGCAGACTGAGTACGATAAGAAGATCACCGCATATCATGAAGCAGGTCATGCAATTGTTTCTCATTATCAGGAACATACCGATCCTGTACATCGAATCTCCATAGTCTCCCGTGGCATGGCTCTCGGATATACTCTTATCCCGCCCGAAAGAGACAAACTCCACACATCAAAAACGGCTCTTATCGAACGCCTTGCCGTCATGATGGGCGGTCGTGCAGCCGAAGAAGTTGTGTTCAAGGAGATTACCACCGGCGCAGCAAATGATTTTGATCAGGCTACCACAATAGCCCGGAAAATGGTCATGGATTTCGGAATGAGCAGTCTCGGCCCGGTAAATTTCGGAGCAACAACCGATATCACGGATTATCGACAGGGCTGGCAGGGCAATGATATTTCTCAGGAAATGCTTGCCAAAATCGATCATGAAGTCAGCCTGATACTCAAAACCGCATATAAACAGGCAGTTGAACTTGTAAAAAAACATCGAAAACAGCTTGATGCGGTATCGGATGAGCTCGTCAAAAATGAAAGTATGGATCAGGATCAGTTCGAAAAGATTGTCGGAATAAAGAAGGCCTATGAGGATAAACTCAGTGATGACCAAACCGACACCAAACCGAAAAAGTCTCCGAAAAAATCCGAAGCCTAG